Proteins encoded in a region of the Roseateles sp. SL47 genome:
- a CDS encoding HDOD domain-containing protein — protein sequence MKTQSVHQELDRARANGPLRQIQIPPCPELLTRLREAMSAHPQPDLEEVGRIAAADVAMSATLLRVANSPLHLVAGHVPCTTVGQAMYRIGLDESATLMQAFLVRHAIPVNSPHLARFWQRSTKRAVAMAFIARQLPGMREDLAYGYGLFCHVGMPVLLQSVRGYGATMVEAGARIDRPFIATENANHRTDHAVVGALVVKVWHLSPELMMAIRLHHDFDALGDESVEPEVRSLIAAGVIAEHLMRQHEGLDEDADWAANREGALGWLHLTQEDLEHWDETLRPLLDEA from the coding sequence ATGAAGACACAATCCGTCCATCAGGAGCTGGATCGGGCGCGGGCCAACGGGCCGCTGCGTCAGATCCAGATCCCTCCCTGCCCCGAATTGCTCACCCGCCTGCGGGAAGCCATGTCGGCCCATCCGCAACCGGACCTGGAAGAGGTGGGGCGCATTGCTGCGGCCGATGTCGCCATGTCGGCCACGCTGCTGCGGGTGGCCAACAGCCCGCTGCATCTGGTGGCAGGCCACGTGCCATGCACCACCGTCGGCCAGGCCATGTACCGCATCGGGCTGGATGAAAGCGCCACGTTGATGCAGGCGTTTCTGGTGCGGCATGCCATTCCGGTCAACAGCCCCCATCTGGCGCGCTTCTGGCAGCGTTCCACCAAACGCGCGGTGGCGATGGCCTTTATTGCGCGCCAATTGCCTGGCATGCGGGAGGACCTGGCCTACGGCTATGGCCTGTTCTGCCATGTCGGCATGCCGGTGTTGCTGCAAAGCGTGCGCGGTTATGGTGCCACGATGGTGGAGGCGGGTGCGCGCATCGACCGCCCGTTCATCGCCACCGAAAATGCCAATCATCGAACCGACCATGCGGTGGTGGGTGCGCTGGTGGTCAAGGTGTGGCATTTGTCCCCAGAGCTGATGATGGCGATCCGGCTTCATCACGATTTCGACGCGTTGGGGGACGAAAGCGTGGAACCGGAAGTCCGCAGCCTGATCGCAGCGGGCGTGATTGCCGAGCATCTGATGCGCCAGCATGAAGGGCTGGATGAAGACGCCGACTGGGCCGCGAACCGCGAAGGCGCGCTGGGCTGGCTGCATCTGACGCAGGAAGACCTGGAACACTGGGACGAAACCCTCCGCCCCTTGCTCGACGAGGCCTGA
- the lpdA gene encoding dihydrolipoyl dehydrogenase, whose translation MALVEVKVPDIGDFKDVAIIEVLVKPGDTIKAEQSLVTVESDKASMEIPSSASGVVKELKVKLGDKINQGDLLVTLESDAAAAPAPAVAAAPAPAPAAVAAPVTAPVAAPPAPQAATYSGSADGEFDVIVLGSGPGGYSAAFRAADLGLKVALVERYATLGGVCLNVGCIPSKALLHVAAVMDEVKHFADLGVAYGEPTVELPKLLAHKQKVVGKLTKGLDMMAKMRKVTVVRGYGTLLDAHHLSVEDTGGAGQERTGKSQTLKFKKIILAAGSQAVRLPFMPKDPRVIDSTGALELTSKPKRMLIVGGGIIGLEMGTVYSTLGARLDVVEMLPTLMTGADRDLVKVWQKMNAPRFDNIMLNTRTVSAEATPEGIKVSFEGEGAPKEPQVYDLVLQAVGRSPNGKKIGADKAGVVVTDRGFIPVDVQMRTNVPHVFAIGDLVGQPMLAHKAVHEGHVAAEVIAGELLGDEALAKSRFDARVIPSVAYTDPEVAWVGVTEDEAKARGIKYKKGLLPWNASGRAIANNRDEGFTKLLFDEETHRIIGGGIVGTHAGDMIGEIALAIEMGADAVDIGKTIHPHPTLGESIGLAAEVAHGSCTDVPPARK comes from the coding sequence ATGGCATTGGTAGAAGTCAAAGTCCCTGACATCGGCGATTTCAAGGACGTTGCGATCATCGAGGTCCTGGTCAAACCGGGCGACACCATCAAGGCCGAACAGAGCCTGGTGACCGTGGAAAGCGACAAGGCGTCGATGGAGATTCCGTCGTCGGCCTCAGGCGTGGTCAAGGAGCTGAAGGTCAAGCTGGGCGACAAGATCAACCAGGGAGACCTGCTGGTGACGCTGGAGAGTGACGCGGCCGCCGCACCGGCGCCTGCCGTTGCCGCAGCGCCGGCACCGGCACCGGCCGCCGTTGCGGCCCCTGTGACGGCCCCGGTGGCCGCCCCCCCTGCTCCGCAAGCCGCCACCTACAGCGGCAGCGCCGACGGTGAATTCGATGTGATCGTGCTGGGCAGCGGCCCGGGTGGATATTCCGCCGCTTTCCGGGCGGCCGACCTCGGCCTGAAGGTGGCCCTGGTCGAGCGTTACGCCACGCTGGGTGGTGTCTGCCTGAATGTGGGCTGCATCCCCTCCAAGGCACTGCTGCATGTGGCCGCCGTGATGGACGAGGTGAAGCACTTCGCCGACCTGGGCGTGGCCTATGGCGAACCCACGGTCGAGCTGCCCAAGCTGCTGGCCCACAAGCAGAAGGTCGTTGGCAAGCTCACCAAGGGCCTGGACATGATGGCCAAGATGCGCAAGGTCACGGTGGTGCGTGGCTACGGCACCTTGCTGGATGCACATCATCTGTCGGTGGAAGACACCGGCGGTGCCGGCCAGGAACGTACCGGCAAGTCGCAGACGCTGAAGTTCAAGAAGATCATCCTGGCGGCGGGCTCGCAGGCGGTGCGCCTGCCCTTCATGCCCAAGGACCCCCGCGTGATCGACTCGACGGGCGCGCTGGAATTGACCAGCAAACCCAAGCGCATGCTGATCGTGGGTGGCGGCATCATCGGCCTGGAAATGGGCACGGTGTACTCCACACTGGGCGCCCGCCTGGACGTGGTGGAAATGTTGCCCACGCTGATGACCGGCGCCGACCGCGACCTGGTCAAGGTCTGGCAGAAGATGAATGCGCCGCGCTTCGACAACATCATGCTGAACACCAGGACGGTGTCGGCAGAAGCCACGCCGGAAGGCATCAAGGTGAGCTTCGAAGGCGAGGGCGCGCCCAAGGAACCGCAGGTCTACGATCTGGTGCTCCAGGCCGTGGGGCGCAGTCCCAATGGCAAGAAGATCGGCGCGGACAAGGCCGGTGTGGTTGTCACCGACCGCGGCTTCATCCCGGTGGACGTGCAGATGCGCACCAACGTGCCCCATGTCTTCGCCATCGGTGACCTGGTGGGCCAGCCCATGCTGGCGCACAAGGCGGTGCATGAAGGCCATGTGGCGGCGGAAGTCATTGCCGGCGAACTGCTGGGCGATGAAGCGCTGGCCAAGTCGCGCTTTGACGCGCGGGTGATTCCCAGCGTGGCCTACACCGATCCGGAAGTGGCCTGGGTGGGTGTCACCGAAGACGAAGCCAAGGCTCGTGGCATCAAATACAAGAAGGGCCTGCTGCCCTGGAATGCCTCGGGCCGTGCCATTGCCAACAACCGCGATGAAGGCTTCACCAAACTGCTGTTTGATGAAGAGACCCATCGCATCATCGGCGGCGGCATCGTGGGCACCCATGCGGGTGACATGATTGGCGAGATCGCGCTGGCCATTGAAATGGGGGCGGACGCGGTGGACATCGGCAAGACCATCCACCCGCACCCCACGCTGGGCGAAAGCATCGGCCTGGCGGCGGAAGTGGCCCACGGCTCCTGCACCGACGTGCCACCGGCCCGCAAGTAA
- a CDS encoding delta(1)-pyrroline-2-carboxylate reductase family protein, producing the protein MTTDPTRLPGLRMLDGPATARALPWALLMEELAQVCREHHEGRLICPPRQVLPLRQDGVLLVMPCMSDTLTITKLVSVHPLNAALGLPTIAGEVVALDSRTGQRLAVLDGPTLTARRTAAVTLLAVQHLARRSPRRVLVVGGGVQAHTHVQALLSIHPQATIHVQGHQSVPTFVHELGVEPLPPESQTRHDWDLIICATTSRVPVLRPGVGEGALVVGVGAFREDMVELPPELVRGAQVWVDDPVGAQAEAGDLMAAGLFEPQWSLEDLVMGQPPVDDGRTRIFKSVGSARWDLAAARVAVQR; encoded by the coding sequence ATGACCACTGACCCCACGCGCCTGCCGGGCCTTCGCATGCTGGACGGGCCCGCCACGGCGCGGGCGCTGCCCTGGGCCCTGCTGATGGAAGAGCTGGCCCAGGTCTGCCGCGAACATCATGAAGGCCGTCTGATCTGCCCGCCCCGGCAGGTGCTGCCACTGCGCCAGGACGGCGTGCTGCTGGTCATGCCCTGCATGAGCGACACGCTCACCATCACCAAGCTGGTGAGCGTGCATCCCTTGAATGCGGCGCTGGGTCTTCCGACGATTGCGGGTGAAGTCGTGGCCCTGGACAGCCGCACCGGCCAGCGCCTGGCGGTGCTGGACGGCCCCACGCTCACCGCGCGACGCACGGCGGCGGTCACCTTGCTGGCGGTGCAGCATCTGGCGCGGCGATCCCCCCGAAGGGTGCTGGTGGTGGGCGGCGGTGTGCAGGCTCATACCCATGTGCAGGCGCTGTTGTCCATCCATCCGCAGGCCACCATCCATGTGCAGGGACATCAGTCCGTGCCGACCTTTGTCCATGAACTGGGTGTGGAGCCACTGCCTCCGGAATCCCAGACGCGCCACGACTGGGACCTGATCATCTGCGCCACCACCAGCCGTGTGCCTGTGCTGCGGCCGGGGGTGGGCGAGGGGGCGCTGGTGGTGGGGGTGGGCGCCTTCCGCGAGGACATGGTGGAATTGCCTCCGGAACTGGTCCGTGGCGCGCAGGTCTGGGTGGACGACCCCGTCGGCGCACAGGCGGAAGCGGGCGACCTCATGGCCGCAGGTCTGTTTGAACCGCAGTGGTCGCTGGAGGATTTGGTGATGGGCCAGCCGCCGGTGGACGATGGCCGCACCCGCATCTTCAAGAGTGTGGGCAGTGCGCGCTGGGACCTGGCCGCCGCGCGCGTGGCCGTTCAGCGGTGA
- the aceE gene encoding pyruvate dehydrogenase (acetyl-transferring), homodimeric type encodes MSAQPQSFLGAAANDTDALETKEWLDALSAVIGTEGGDRAHFLLETLIDHARQAGIDVPFSANTAYVNTIPPDQEERFPGNIDMEERLRAYMRWNAMAMVVRANRLHPEDGGDLGGHISSFASLATMLGCGFNHFWHGDDGVHGGDLLYIQGHSAPGIYARAFMEGRITEDQLNNFRQEVDGEGLSSYPHPKLMPEFWQFPTVSMGLGPLMAIYQARFLKYLHARGIADTSKRKVWVFLGDGEMDEPESLGAIGLAAREKLDNLIFVVNCNLQRLDGPVRGNGKIIQELEGEFRGAGWNVIKLIWGSYWDPLLARDKQELLRKVMMETLDGDYQAYKANDGAFVRKHFFGKHPELLKMVENMSDEDIWRLNRGGHDPQKVYAAYHRAVNTVGQPSVLLIKTVKGYGMGKIGEGKNTAHQTKKLQDEDIKAFRDRFNIPIPDSELAKIPFYKPADDTPEMQYLQERRKALGGYLPKRRPQAEEALKVPELATFQAVLDPTAEGREISTTQAYVRFLTTLLRDKELGPRTVPILVDEARTFGMEGLFRQIGIYNPKGQLYTPVDKDQVMYYREDVAGQILQEGINEAGGMASWIAAATSYSTNNRVMIPFYVYYSMFGFQRIGDLAWAAGDMQARGFLLGGTSGRTTLNGEGLQHEDGHSHILAGTIPNCVSYDPTFAHEVAVILHAGLKRMVENQENVFFYITLLNENYAMPGLKAGTEEQILKGMYLLEDAAQKPLTVNLLGSGTILRESQAAKKLLEEEWGVGANVWSCPSFNELARDGQNAERWNLLHPTELACVPYVTQQLSKVQGPVIASTDYMKSYAEQIRAYIPAGRSYKVLGTDGFGRSDFRSKLREHFEINRHYIVVAALKSLADEGKIPAAKVAEAISKYGIKADKINPLYA; translated from the coding sequence ATGTCCGCGCAGCCCCAGTCCTTCCTAGGCGCAGCCGCCAATGACACCGACGCACTCGAAACCAAGGAATGGCTGGACGCTCTGTCGGCCGTCATTGGGACCGAGGGTGGCGACCGTGCCCATTTCCTGCTGGAAACACTGATCGACCATGCCCGCCAGGCGGGTATCGACGTTCCGTTCTCGGCCAACACGGCCTACGTCAACACGATTCCGCCCGACCAGGAAGAGCGCTTCCCGGGCAACATCGACATGGAAGAGCGCCTGCGCGCCTACATGCGCTGGAACGCCATGGCCATGGTGGTGCGTGCCAACCGCCTGCATCCGGAAGACGGCGGCGACCTGGGCGGCCACATCTCCAGTTTTGCCTCGCTGGCCACCATGCTGGGCTGCGGCTTCAACCACTTCTGGCATGGCGACGACGGCGTGCACGGCGGTGACCTGCTGTACATCCAGGGCCACAGCGCCCCCGGCATCTATGCCCGCGCCTTCATGGAAGGCCGCATCACCGAAGACCAGCTGAACAACTTCCGCCAGGAAGTGGACGGCGAGGGCCTCTCCAGCTACCCGCATCCGAAGCTGATGCCCGAGTTCTGGCAGTTCCCCACCGTCTCGATGGGCCTGGGCCCCTTGATGGCCATCTACCAGGCGCGGTTCCTGAAGTACCTGCATGCCCGCGGCATTGCCGACACCTCCAAGCGCAAGGTCTGGGTGTTCCTGGGCGACGGCGAAATGGACGAGCCGGAATCGCTGGGCGCCATCGGCCTGGCCGCCCGCGAGAAGCTGGACAACCTGATCTTCGTCGTGAATTGCAACCTGCAGCGCCTGGACGGCCCGGTGCGTGGCAACGGCAAGATCATCCAGGAACTGGAAGGCGAATTCCGTGGCGCCGGCTGGAACGTCATCAAGCTGATCTGGGGCTCTTATTGGGACCCGCTGCTGGCCCGCGACAAGCAGGAGCTGCTGCGCAAGGTCATGATGGAAACGCTGGACGGCGACTATCAGGCTTACAAGGCCAATGACGGCGCCTTCGTGCGCAAGCACTTCTTCGGCAAGCATCCCGAGCTGCTGAAGATGGTCGAGAACATGAGCGACGAGGACATCTGGCGCCTCAACCGCGGTGGCCATGACCCGCAGAAGGTCTACGCGGCCTACCACCGCGCGGTCAACACCGTCGGCCAGCCCAGCGTGCTGCTGATCAAGACCGTCAAGGGCTACGGCATGGGCAAGATCGGTGAAGGCAAGAACACCGCTCACCAGACCAAGAAGCTGCAGGACGAGGACATCAAGGCCTTCCGCGACCGCTTCAACATCCCCATCCCCGACTCCGAACTGGCCAAGATCCCGTTCTACAAGCCGGCCGACGACACGCCGGAAATGCAGTATCTGCAGGAACGCCGCAAGGCCCTGGGCGGCTACCTGCCCAAGCGCCGTCCGCAGGCGGAAGAAGCCCTGAAGGTGCCTGAGCTGGCCACCTTCCAGGCCGTGCTGGACCCGACCGCTGAAGGCCGCGAGATCTCGACCACCCAGGCCTATGTCCGCTTCCTCACCACGCTGCTGCGTGACAAGGAACTGGGCCCGCGTACCGTGCCCATCCTGGTGGATGAGGCCCGTACCTTCGGCATGGAAGGCCTGTTCCGCCAGATCGGCATCTACAACCCCAAGGGTCAGCTCTACACCCCGGTCGACAAGGACCAGGTGATGTATTACCGCGAAGACGTCGCGGGCCAGATCCTGCAGGAAGGCATCAACGAAGCCGGTGGCATGGCCAGCTGGATTGCTGCCGCCACGTCGTATTCGACGAACAACCGGGTGATGATCCCGTTCTACGTCTACTACTCGATGTTCGGCTTCCAGCGCATCGGCGACCTGGCCTGGGCGGCCGGCGACATGCAGGCCCGCGGCTTCCTGCTGGGCGGCACGTCCGGCCGGACCACGCTGAACGGCGAAGGCCTGCAGCATGAGGACGGTCACAGCCACATCCTGGCGGGCACCATCCCCAACTGCGTCAGCTACGACCCGACCTTCGCCCACGAAGTGGCGGTGATCCTGCATGCCGGCCTGAAGCGCATGGTGGAGAACCAGGAGAACGTGTTCTTCTACATCACCCTGCTCAATGAGAACTACGCCATGCCTGGCCTGAAGGCCGGCACCGAAGAGCAGATCCTCAAGGGCATGTACCTGCTGGAAGACGCCGCGCAAAAGCCGCTGACCGTCAACCTGCTGGGCTCCGGCACCATCCTGCGCGAAAGCCAGGCGGCCAAGAAGCTGCTGGAAGAAGAGTGGGGCGTGGGCGCCAACGTCTGGAGCTGCCCGAGCTTCAACGAACTGGCCCGCGACGGCCAGAACGCCGAACGCTGGAACCTGCTGCATCCGACCGAGCTGGCCTGCGTGCCCTACGTCACCCAGCAGCTGAGCAAGGTGCAGGGGCCGGTGATCGCCTCCACCGACTACATGAAGAGCTACGCCGAGCAGATCCGCGCCTACATTCCGGCCGGCCGCAGCTACAAGGTGCTGGGCACGGACGGCTTTGGCCGCAGTGACTTCCGCTCCAAGCTGCGCGAGCACTTCGAGATCAACCGTCACTACATCGTGGTGGCGGCGCTCAAGAGCCTGGCCGATGAAGGCAAGATTCCGGCAGCCAAGGTGGCCGAAGCCATCAGCAAGTACGGCATCAAGGCTGACAAGATCAATCCGCTGTACGCCTGA
- the aceF gene encoding dihydrolipoyllysine-residue acetyltransferase: MALVEVKVPDIGDFSEVAIIELLVKPGDTVKAEQSLITVESDKASMEIPSSHAGVVKELKVKLGDKVAEGAVILVLESADAGAAAPAPAPAPAPAAAPAAAAATAPAPAATPAASAGPVTIVIPDIGDFDEVAVIEVLVKVGDTVKVEQSLITVESDKASMEIPSSHAGVVKELTVKLGDKVSKGSAIAVIEATAGAAAAAPAAAAASAPAPAASMPAPAAAAAPAPAPADRQMPTAALPPHEPSAPKGQLPHASPSIRKLARELGVPLEEVKGSGPKGRITESDVQGFVKAVMAGAVQTVAQKAAAPAGGSGAAFPGLLPWPKVDFEKFGPVERKDLSRIKKISGANLHRNWVTIPHVTNHEDADITDLEAFRVQLNKENEKSGVKVTMLAFMIKATVAALKKFPEFNASLDGTGDNAQLVLKNYFHIGFAADTPNGLVVPVIRDADKKGIFQISQEMSELAKKARDGKLSPAEMTGGCFSISSLGGIGGTYFTPIINAPEVAIMGVCKSVTRPVWDGKQFVPRLILPLSLSWDHRVIDGAAAARFNVYFAQLLADFRRIVL; this comes from the coding sequence ATGGCATTGGTTGAGGTCAAGGTTCCCGATATCGGAGACTTCTCTGAAGTCGCGATCATCGAACTGCTGGTCAAGCCCGGCGACACGGTGAAGGCGGAGCAGAGCCTGATCACGGTGGAAAGCGACAAGGCATCGATGGAGATTCCCTCCTCGCATGCCGGCGTGGTGAAGGAACTCAAGGTCAAGCTGGGCGACAAGGTCGCCGAAGGCGCGGTCATCCTGGTGCTGGAGTCGGCGGATGCCGGCGCTGCCGCACCCGCACCCGCACCCGCACCCGCACCCGCTGCAGCCCCGGCTGCTGCTGCCGCAACGGCCCCGGCCCCGGCAGCCACCCCGGCGGCTTCGGCAGGTCCGGTCACGATCGTGATCCCTGACATCGGTGACTTCGATGAGGTCGCCGTCATTGAAGTGCTCGTCAAGGTGGGTGACACCGTCAAGGTGGAGCAGAGCCTGATCACCGTCGAGAGCGACAAGGCCTCGATGGAAATTCCCTCGTCGCATGCTGGCGTGGTCAAGGAACTGACGGTCAAGCTGGGGGACAAGGTCTCCAAGGGCTCGGCCATCGCGGTGATCGAAGCCACCGCTGGCGCCGCAGCAGCAGCCCCCGCAGCGGCCGCCGCAAGCGCACCGGCCCCTGCCGCATCGATGCCTGCGCCCGCAGCGGCAGCGGCCCCGGCCCCGGCCCCGGCCGACCGCCAGATGCCCACCGCCGCACTGCCCCCGCATGAGCCCAGCGCGCCCAAGGGTCAGCTGCCGCATGCATCACCCAGCATCCGCAAGCTGGCGCGTGAACTGGGCGTGCCGCTGGAAGAGGTCAAGGGTTCCGGTCCCAAGGGCCGCATCACCGAATCCGACGTGCAGGGCTTCGTCAAGGCGGTCATGGCTGGCGCGGTGCAGACCGTGGCCCAGAAGGCCGCTGCGCCCGCAGGCGGTTCCGGTGCTGCCTTCCCCGGCCTGCTGCCCTGGCCCAAGGTGGACTTCGAGAAGTTCGGCCCGGTCGAACGCAAGGACCTGTCGCGCATCAAGAAGATCAGCGGCGCCAACCTGCATCGCAACTGGGTCACCATTCCGCATGTCACCAACCATGAAGATGCGGACATCACCGACCTGGAAGCCTTCCGCGTTCAACTGAACAAGGAAAACGAGAAGTCCGGTGTCAAGGTCACGATGCTGGCCTTCATGATCAAGGCCACCGTCGCGGCCCTGAAGAAGTTCCCCGAGTTCAACGCATCGCTGGATGGCACGGGCGACAACGCCCAACTGGTGCTGAAGAACTACTTCCACATCGGTTTTGCCGCCGACACGCCCAACGGGCTGGTCGTGCCGGTGATTCGCGATGCTGACAAGAAGGGCATCTTCCAGATCAGCCAGGAAATGTCGGAGCTGGCCAAGAAGGCCCGCGACGGCAAGCTGTCGCCGGCCGAAATGACCGGTGGCTGCTTCTCCATCTCGTCGCTGGGCGGCATTGGGGGCACCTACTTCACGCCGATCATCAATGCGCCGGAAGTCGCGATCATGGGCGTGTGCAAGAGCGTCACCCGTCCGGTGTGGGATGGCAAGCAGTTCGTGCCTCGCCTGATCCTGCCGCTGTCGCTGAGCTGGGACCACCGCGTCATCGACGGCGCGGCGGCCGCCCGCTTCAACGTCTACTTCGCCCAACTGCTCGCGGATTTCCGCCGCATCGTCCTCTGA